In Synergistaceae bacterium, one DNA window encodes the following:
- a CDS encoding SDR family oxidoreductase gives MNSNAYSPELLGLDGAKKYRWLVTGAAGFIGSHLVEALLQADQEVVGLDNFSTGFRHNIDDVLRRAESGGKKRFHLREGDIRDRTDCAGSCEGVDFVLHHAAQGSVPQSIADPLKAHDSNTTGFVNMLQAAAENGVRRFVYASSSAVYGDNPSLPAREERTGRPLSPYAATKIVNEIYADVWGRLYGLECIGLRYFNVFGPRQDPNGPYAAVIPRWIDALKRNEPVTIYGDGQTTRDFCHVKNVVRSNVLAALTERQDAVGKVYNIACGTVTTLNELFAILKGELALPENLTPLYEDFRKGDIKHSSASIDQARELLGYAPLVSLREGLKEMIQELPAEGKLSVRTLP, from the coding sequence ATGAACTCGAACGCGTATTCCCCTGAATTATTGGGGCTTGACGGGGCAAAAAAATATCGCTGGCTGGTGACGGGAGCGGCGGGATTCATCGGGTCCCATCTCGTGGAAGCCCTTTTGCAGGCCGACCAGGAGGTCGTCGGACTCGACAACTTCAGTACAGGATTCCGGCATAACATCGACGACGTTCTTCGCAGGGCCGAATCCGGTGGGAAAAAACGCTTTCACCTGCGGGAGGGCGACATTCGAGACCGTACCGACTGCGCCGGGTCCTGCGAGGGCGTGGACTTCGTTCTCCACCACGCGGCTCAGGGCTCCGTGCCTCAGTCCATCGCCGACCCCCTGAAGGCTCACGACAGCAACACCACAGGATTTGTCAACATGCTGCAGGCGGCGGCAGAAAACGGCGTACGCCGCTTCGTCTATGCCTCCTCCAGCGCGGTTTACGGAGATAACCCGTCCCTTCCCGCCAGGGAGGAACGAACCGGACGACCCCTTTCCCCCTACGCCGCCACCAAGATTGTCAACGAGATTTACGCGGACGTCTGGGGAAGGCTTTACGGGCTGGAGTGCATCGGGCTGCGCTATTTCAACGTCTTCGGCCCCCGACAGGACCCGAACGGTCCCTACGCCGCCGTGATTCCCCGATGGATCGACGCGCTGAAGCGCAACGAGCCCGTGACCATCTACGGCGACGGTCAGACCACCCGCGACTTCTGTCACGTGAAAAATGTCGTCCGGAGCAACGTTCTGGCGGCCCTCACAGAAAGACAGGACGCCGTGGGAAAGGTTTACAACATCGCCTGCGGAACCGTCACCACGCTGAACGAGCTTTTCGCCATCCTCAAAGGGGAGCTTGCCCTGCCGGAAAATCTGACCCCTCTCTATGAAGATTTTCGAAAGGGCGACATCAAACACTCTTCGGCTTCAATAGATCAGGCGAGAGAACTTCTGGGCTACGCGCCTCTCGTCTCCCTGAGGGAGGGGCTGAAGGAAATGATTCAGGAGCTGCCGGCGGAGGGGAAGCTGTCCGTGCGCACCCTCCCGTAG
- a CDS encoding type II toxin-antitoxin system VapC family toxin, with product MILLDTNVVSEAMKPEPNPAVLKWLNEQPAETLYLSSVSLAEMFFGIGALPEGRKKRLLSEMLDGVLKLFDGRVLAFDVEAARHYSKLAVRARIKGRGFPTPDGYIAAMAAAKGFIVATRDTGPFEAAGVAVVNPWTGKNF from the coding sequence ATGATTCTCCTTGATACCAACGTCGTCTCCGAGGCGATGAAGCCGGAACCGAATCCGGCAGTTCTGAAATGGCTGAACGAACAGCCCGCCGAAACCCTTTATTTATCCAGCGTGTCGCTTGCCGAAATGTTTTTTGGTATAGGAGCGCTGCCGGAAGGACGAAAAAAGAGGCTCCTTTCTGAAATGCTCGACGGTGTTCTTAAATTGTTCGATGGTCGAGTGCTGGCGTTCGACGTAGAGGCCGCACGTCATTACTCGAAGCTGGCGGTAAGGGCCAGAATCAAAGGCAGGGGTTTTCCAACGCCGGATGGATATATCGCCGCTATGGCAGCCGCGAAAGGTTTCATTGTGGCGACGCGCGACACAGGCCCTTTTGAGGCCGCGGGAGTTGCTGTCGTCAATCCCTGGACTGGAAAGAATTTTTAA
- a CDS encoding cadherin-like beta sandwich domain-containing protein — protein MSFPRLTSNGEAGRARRAPHGPKLYLFICLAFLLLGAPFWAEAADGDPPLLTAEDVVIPLRDGYVGEKYGVGLAYENEAFMASGDLPPGLRLTPKPAGIVGTPTQAGTWQFKYSFSRYSTGNIETFTMSITVKYPVPKVVTPTLRDGTVGTAYKVGLFVTGSPTSITADGLPPGLSLSGSTIAGTPTQAGTYTVSVTAANEGETSEVKIISLKINPKDAGSVAVAVSDAPTYTGAALTPAPTVMDGSTALVVNTDYTLSYFNNVNAGTASVLVKFIGNYGGDNISADFTIKRKNLSTTARIDDIPPQTYTGSAITPSLSVVDGTAADGPKTLVSGTDYIVGYDHNTEAGTAKATVTFAGNYDGSATKTFTINPIPDDGLIIAAISDQTYTGAAIVPDLAVSDAAGRQFAPSEYDASFSGNVNAGTAAVSVTLKGGDYSGTAMGSFVILPKDISTATIETIPDQTYTGSPLIPALSVKDGTAAGGPKTLVQGTDYTTAYSNNTAPGLATVTLTGINNYRGANSGTFSITKVLNTDTRLTSVADVLLTVAGGTADSPGRASVSVPSSKPSITTSDIVCAFDASFHIYSDPGFSQNRDTAVTLPSGGSAHVYVKVTAEDGVTTSYYDVTVSRPGSDAGLTSVAGIGVSTAGSGASISSPQTAAVIVDRGKSSLAATEVICSAGASVTVYTDKNFAAPVQSIALNPGDYTHVYVKATAQDRSLTLYYDVIVNRPNNDAGLVSMAGHNLTPGGGTGIYGTPKTAAITVASGQGTITLADVVGAPDAVVHIYSDSAFSQNQDQPVALTPGGATHAYVKVTSEDGSSTLYYDVTVNRDRILSSSADLTSVAGTPVTPGNQAGTVNDPKIVSLTTREEKSSLTLVDIGSSSGASVHIYSDGGFSQNQDSPVSLTPGVDSHVYVKITSEDGSTSRYYNVVVKRPRHLSSDASLTSIAGQPVPAGAGAGTPDSPIAVTIGTGSGQSSIGLPDIAGAPSASVHIYSDSGFSQNEDLPVNVTEGGTAHIYIRVTAEDGTTKYYDVTDNRAKEPSPSAELTAVAGVSVTPGTEAGTSDAPLTASAVVPTGQASIALSDLLFSSGATAHIYSDVSFLHDQDAPLPLPANGSSVHLFVTVIAEDGTTALHYDVTVARIKVASSDANLISVAGNGPFGTTVGGDSPSNPVVIAVDTASGKSSITTSDVVAATGATVHIYPSNDYTNNEDGAVNVPDGGTAHLYVKVTAEDNVTSKYYDVMVNRAKTLSADAGLTTIAGQPVTDSGGAGTVGAPDAETVTVPSGQRTLGPSDVGSASGSVAHIYSDGSFSQNQDAPVTLNPGENHVHIEVTAEDGSTKYYDVQVNRENPPAPEPVPVPAPVPEPTPLPEPEPSDPTLSSTNITYGGVSIDGGLHWQNLERQTDGTWLVVVPWDTDLTRLALTFRLPNPETRIVPTNGTPRNFSDGKAVAYTVISADGSNTATYRVRAVRRPFEVLEDVLVEPTGAQWKLTAEWTGDGLFFVIQAPIAASETSVTLSHQPLRTYVALDNWYYSMVTLGLLDFDRNALSPYRSAGGNEKPYAMQIAGIAEDLEALEGLVVDGVEWSFADEPGEAHAQALYVTFADIGDKTFLTTDEDGTDRRHRGGGCATSGFGLLLLTLLLLPMAARKKK, from the coding sequence ATGTCTTTTCCGCGCCTGACATCCAACGGGGAGGCCGGTCGCGCACGCCGCGCGCCGCACGGCCCTAAACTTTACCTTTTTATCTGCCTGGCTTTCCTGCTGCTGGGCGCGCCGTTTTGGGCGGAGGCGGCGGATGGAGATCCGCCGCTGCTGACGGCGGAGGATGTAGTGATTCCTCTGCGCGATGGCTACGTGGGGGAGAAATACGGCGTTGGTTTGGCATATGAAAATGAAGCTTTTATGGCCAGCGGCGACCTTCCCCCCGGGCTCAGGCTGACGCCTAAACCGGCTGGTATTGTAGGAACGCCCACGCAAGCCGGCACGTGGCAGTTTAAATACTCTTTCAGTCGTTATTCCACTGGAAATATAGAAACTTTTACTATGTCTATCACCGTCAAATATCCCGTCCCGAAGGTCGTCACGCCCACCCTGAGGGACGGCACGGTGGGGACCGCCTACAAGGTCGGCCTTTTCGTGACGGGCAGCCCCACCTCCATCACGGCGGACGGCCTGCCGCCGGGCCTGAGCCTGTCGGGCTCGACCATCGCCGGCACGCCCACCCAGGCCGGGACCTACACCGTCTCCGTGACGGCCGCGAACGAGGGCGAAACCAGCGAGGTCAAAATCATCAGCCTCAAAATCAACCCGAAAGACGCCGGCTCGGTGGCCGTCGCTGTGTCCGATGCCCCGACCTACACCGGCGCGGCCCTCACCCCCGCCCCCACCGTCATGGACGGCTCGACGGCCCTCGTCGTGAACACGGACTACACCCTGTCCTATTTCAACAACGTCAACGCCGGCACGGCCTCGGTCCTGGTGAAGTTCATCGGCAACTACGGCGGCGACAACATATCCGCGGACTTCACCATCAAACGCAAAAACCTCTCCACGACGGCCCGCATCGACGATATTCCACCCCAGACCTACACCGGCTCGGCCATCACCCCCAGCCTGTCGGTGGTGGACGGAACCGCCGCGGACGGCCCAAAGACCCTCGTTTCCGGCACGGACTACATCGTGGGCTACGACCACAACACCGAGGCCGGCACGGCCAAAGCGACGGTGACGTTTGCGGGCAACTACGACGGCTCGGCCACCAAAACCTTCACCATCAACCCCATCCCCGACGACGGCCTGATCATCGCGGCCATCTCCGACCAGACCTACACCGGCGCGGCCATCGTCCCGGACCTCGCCGTCTCCGACGCGGCTGGCAGACAGTTCGCGCCCTCGGAGTACGACGCGAGCTTCAGCGGCAACGTCAACGCGGGCACGGCCGCCGTCTCCGTCACGCTCAAAGGCGGCGACTACAGCGGCACGGCGATGGGGAGCTTCGTCATTCTCCCCAAAGACATTTCCACCGCCACCATTGAGACGATCCCCGACCAGACTTACACCGGGTCCCCGCTCATCCCGGCCCTGTCGGTGAAGGACGGAACCGCCGCGGGCGGCCCGAAGACCCTGGTCCAGGGCACGGACTACACGACGGCCTATTCCAACAACACCGCCCCCGGCCTGGCCACGGTGACCCTGACGGGGATCAACAACTACAGGGGCGCGAACTCCGGGACCTTCTCCATCACAAAGGTCCTCAACACAGACACACGGCTGACCTCCGTGGCGGACGTCCTCCTGACGGTCGCCGGAGGAACAGCCGACAGCCCCGGCCGGGCCTCCGTATCCGTCCCCAGCTCCAAGCCCTCGATAACCACCTCGGACATCGTCTGCGCGTTCGACGCCTCGTTCCACATCTACAGCGACCCGGGCTTCTCCCAGAACCGGGACACGGCGGTGACCCTGCCGTCGGGCGGATCCGCTCACGTGTACGTGAAGGTGACGGCGGAGGACGGGGTCACCACGTCTTATTACGACGTGACGGTGAGCCGCCCCGGCAGTGACGCGGGCCTGACCTCAGTGGCGGGCATAGGCGTGTCCACCGCGGGGTCCGGCGCGTCCATCTCCAGCCCCCAGACCGCCGCCGTCATCGTGGACAGGGGCAAGAGCTCTCTGGCGGCTACCGAGGTGATCTGCTCGGCGGGCGCGAGCGTGACGGTCTACACGGACAAAAATTTTGCCGCCCCCGTTCAGTCCATCGCCCTGAACCCGGGGGACTACACCCACGTTTACGTGAAAGCGACGGCCCAGGACAGGAGTCTGACGCTCTATTACGACGTGATCGTGAACCGTCCCAACAACGACGCGGGCCTCGTCTCCATGGCGGGTCACAACCTGACGCCGGGGGGCGGGACCGGAATCTACGGGACGCCGAAGACCGCTGCCATAACCGTTGCCAGCGGGCAGGGAACCATCACCCTCGCGGACGTCGTCGGAGCCCCGGACGCGGTGGTCCACATCTACTCCGACAGCGCCTTCAGCCAGAATCAGGACCAGCCCGTCGCTCTGACTCCCGGCGGCGCGACCCACGCCTACGTGAAGGTCACGTCGGAGGACGGGAGCTCGACGCTGTACTACGACGTGACGGTGAACCGGGACAGAATCCTCAGCTCCAGCGCGGATCTGACCTCCGTGGCCGGAACCCCCGTGACGCCGGGAAACCAGGCGGGAACAGTCAATGACCCGAAGATCGTCAGCCTGACCACGCGGGAGGAGAAGTCGAGCCTGACTCTGGTGGACATCGGCAGCTCCTCGGGCGCGTCGGTGCACATCTACAGCGACGGCGGGTTTTCTCAGAACCAGGATTCTCCGGTGAGCCTGACACCGGGCGTGGACTCCCACGTGTACGTGAAAATCACGTCGGAGGACGGAAGCACCAGCCGGTATTACAACGTGGTGGTGAAGCGGCCCCGACACCTCAGCTCCGACGCGAGCCTGACCTCCATCGCCGGCCAGCCCGTTCCGGCAGGAGCGGGAGCGGGCACGCCGGATTCTCCCATAGCCGTAACCATCGGGACGGGGAGCGGTCAGTCGTCCATCGGTCTGCCGGACATCGCGGGAGCGCCTTCCGCCAGCGTCCACATCTACAGCGACAGCGGATTCTCCCAAAACGAGGACCTGCCGGTGAACGTGACGGAGGGCGGAACCGCCCACATCTACATCAGGGTGACGGCGGAGGACGGGACGACGAAGTACTACGACGTGACGGACAATCGGGCGAAAGAACCCAGCCCCAGCGCGGAACTGACGGCGGTGGCGGGAGTGTCCGTGACGCCGGGGACCGAGGCGGGGACCAGCGATGCGCCCCTGACGGCCTCCGCGGTGGTTCCAACGGGGCAGGCGTCCATTGCCCTTTCGGATCTGCTGTTCTCCTCCGGTGCCACGGCGCACATCTACTCGGACGTGAGCTTCCTTCACGACCAGGACGCGCCCCTGCCGCTCCCAGCGAATGGAAGCAGCGTACACCTGTTCGTGACGGTCATCGCGGAGGACGGGACGACGGCCCTGCACTACGACGTGACCGTGGCGCGAATAAAAGTGGCCAGCTCCGACGCGAATTTGATCTCCGTGGCGGGCAATGGCCCATTCGGGACGACGGTGGGCGGGGATTCCCCGTCGAACCCCGTCGTCATCGCCGTGGACACGGCCAGCGGGAAGTCGTCGATAACGACCTCGGACGTGGTGGCAGCGACGGGCGCGACGGTCCACATCTACCCGTCCAATGACTACACCAACAACGAGGACGGGGCTGTGAACGTACCGGACGGAGGAACCGCCCACCTGTACGTGAAGGTGACGGCGGAGGACAACGTGACGTCGAAATACTACGACGTGATGGTGAACCGGGCGAAGACGCTCAGCGCCGACGCGGGGCTGACCACCATCGCGGGGCAGCCCGTGACCGACTCCGGAGGCGCGGGCACGGTTGGAGCGCCCGACGCGGAGACGGTAACCGTGCCCAGCGGACAGAGAACCCTCGGGCCGTCGGACGTGGGAAGCGCGTCCGGGTCCGTGGCGCACATTTACAGCGACGGGAGCTTTTCTCAGAATCAGGACGCGCCCGTGACCCTGAACCCCGGCGAAAACCACGTGCACATTGAGGTCACGGCGGAGGACGGGAGCACAAAGTATTACGACGTGCAGGTGAACCGGGAGAACCCGCCCGCGCCCGAGCCGGTTCCTGTTCCGGCCCCCGTTCCGGAGCCCACGCCTCTGCCTGAGCCTGAACCGTCCGACCCGACGCTGTCCTCCACGAACATCACCTACGGCGGAGTGTCCATCGACGGCGGGCTTCACTGGCAGAACCTTGAGCGCCAGACCGACGGGACCTGGCTGGTGGTGGTGCCCTGGGACACGGATTTGACGAGACTGGCCCTGACCTTCAGGCTGCCCAACCCGGAGACGCGGATCGTTCCGACCAACGGCACGCCCAGGAACTTCTCGGACGGGAAGGCGGTGGCCTACACCGTCATCTCGGCGGACGGTTCCAACACGGCGACCTATCGGGTGCGGGCCGTCCGGCGTCCCTTCGAGGTGCTGGAGGACGTTCTGGTGGAGCCCACCGGAGCTCAGTGGAAGCTGACGGCGGAGTGGACCGGAGACGGTCTGTTCTTCGTGATTCAGGCCCCCATCGCCGCCTCGGAGACCTCCGTCACGTTGTCTCACCAGCCTTTGCGAACCTACGTGGCCCTGGACAACTGGTATTACTCAATGGTGACGCTGGGGCTGCTGGACTTTGACAGAAACGCCCTGAGCCCGTACCGGAGCGCCGGCGGAAATGAAAAGCCATACGCCATGCAGATCGCGGGCATCGCGGAGGATCTGGAGGCCCTGGAGGGGCTGGTCGTGGACGGAGTGGAGTGGAGCTTCGCGGACGAGCCCGGCGAGGCCCACGCTCAGGCGCTGTACGTGACCTTCGCCGACATCGGCGACAAGACGTTTCTGACGACCGACGAGGACGGCACAGATCGCCGTCACCGGGGCGGAGGATGCGCGACGAGCGGCTTCGGGCTCCTTCTTCTGACGCTGCTCCTGCTTCCGATGGCGGCAAGGAAGAAGAAATAA
- a CDS encoding prepilin-type N-terminal cleavage/methylation domain-containing protein yields MNRNNRRSAAFTLVEVLVTLTIVGTLAGAVRFAPVSLFRRDDTKAEAQHLARWLMGIITISNQTGRAFTLDCPGNESRETLSVVFQSPREEVKYVPRGKCSFRRYNSNATAESFYLPRWNTLTPALTIRVANARGEWHFVIVSLYGRVRTDSFPSAGSS; encoded by the coding sequence ATGAACAGAAACAATCGGAGAAGCGCCGCCTTTACCCTGGTGGAAGTCCTCGTGACGCTGACCATTGTTGGAACGCTTGCGGGAGCGGTGAGATTCGCTCCCGTTTCACTGTTCCGGCGGGACGACACGAAGGCGGAGGCGCAGCATCTGGCCCGGTGGCTGATGGGGATCATCACGATTTCCAACCAGACGGGGAGGGCTTTCACCCTGGACTGTCCCGGCAACGAATCCCGGGAGACCCTCAGCGTCGTTTTCCAGTCTCCCCGGGAGGAAGTGAAGTACGTCCCTCGGGGAAAATGCAGCTTTCGCCGCTACAACAGCAACGCGACGGCGGAAAGTTTCTACCTCCCCCGGTGGAACACCCTGACGCCCGCGCTGACCATTCGCGTGGCCAACGCCCGGGGAGAATGGCACTTCGTCATCGTCTCCCTCTACGGGAGGGTGCGCACGGACAGCTTCCCCTCCGCCGGCAGCTCCTGA
- a CDS encoding 4Fe-4S binding protein yields MGGKKMLLGNEAIGEAVVAAGCQVATAYPGTPSSEILPSIAGCADRIGAPVLTEWGGNEKIAFEMAVGAAFAGARTCTLMKQVGLNVAADAFMTAALYELKGGMLLISADDPGPHSSQNEQDSRFFAMFAQIPCLDPSDAKEAAAMVADAYALSEKHGILVMLRPTTRVSHCRQALEPVESFASGSEVKFERNPSRWMSLPAIVRTSHPMHNARIAKIRGEFETEWGKYNREYPAAGKAKLGIISGGVNFTMLRDLLQDWGRDDVSILKIGTPYPLPDALVRDFIARHEQVLILEETSAVIESQIFDRGKVRGRHDGTVPSAGELLPETLEKIVLEVLGETPQKRDLSELQSALDDLRVTPRPPRLCAGCPHRASFFALRQAIPGAINPSDIGCYSLGFSQKGVDATLCMGASVSLSSGLFLAHKATGQKRPVAATIGDSTFFHMGVPGLISAVYNRHAFVLCILDNRITAMTGGQSHPGLGGKLRENEAGVAVPMEALIRGCGVTFVETVDAYAVSAGTDAVKRAWEHAESHQTPAVVIFRHPCELLREPQDIVPMTVLREKCIGCRYCIDYFGCPGLSFDAGTKKTSIDVKACVDCGVCAFVCPHGAIVKREEARS; encoded by the coding sequence ATGGGCGGAAAAAAGATGCTGCTGGGCAACGAAGCTATAGGGGAAGCCGTTGTTGCCGCCGGATGTCAGGTTGCGACGGCTTATCCGGGGACGCCGTCCTCGGAAATTCTTCCCTCCATTGCCGGATGTGCGGATCGGATTGGCGCTCCGGTGCTGACGGAGTGGGGAGGCAACGAAAAAATCGCTTTTGAAATGGCGGTGGGAGCCGCTTTCGCCGGGGCTCGAACCTGTACGCTCATGAAGCAGGTGGGCCTGAACGTCGCTGCCGATGCCTTCATGACCGCGGCTCTCTACGAGCTGAAGGGGGGCATGCTGCTGATCTCCGCGGACGACCCGGGCCCTCACAGCTCTCAGAACGAGCAGGACAGCCGGTTTTTCGCCATGTTCGCTCAGATTCCCTGTCTCGACCCGTCTGATGCCAAAGAGGCTGCGGCCATGGTGGCGGACGCCTACGCGCTCTCGGAAAAACACGGGATACTCGTCATGCTGCGTCCTACCACCCGTGTTTCTCACTGCCGGCAGGCCCTGGAGCCGGTGGAGTCCTTTGCGTCGGGGTCCGAGGTAAAGTTCGAGCGCAATCCTTCCCGCTGGATGAGCCTGCCCGCCATAGTGCGGACCTCGCACCCGATGCACAACGCCAGAATCGCGAAAATCCGCGGAGAATTCGAGACGGAGTGGGGTAAATACAACCGCGAATATCCCGCCGCGGGGAAGGCGAAACTGGGGATTATCTCCGGAGGGGTCAATTTCACCATGCTTCGCGATCTTCTGCAGGATTGGGGACGGGACGACGTTTCCATTTTGAAGATCGGGACGCCTTATCCTCTGCCCGATGCGCTCGTGAGGGATTTTATCGCCCGGCACGAGCAGGTCCTGATTCTGGAGGAGACCTCCGCCGTCATCGAATCGCAGATTTTCGACCGCGGCAAAGTCCGGGGCCGTCATGACGGCACGGTGCCCTCGGCGGGAGAACTGCTTCCCGAGACGCTGGAGAAAATCGTTCTGGAGGTTCTTGGGGAGACGCCCCAAAAGCGCGACCTGTCCGAGCTGCAAAGCGCTCTGGACGACCTGCGGGTGACGCCGCGTCCGCCTCGCCTCTGCGCGGGCTGTCCTCACCGGGCCAGCTTCTTTGCCCTCAGACAGGCGATCCCCGGCGCGATCAATCCCTCCGACATCGGATGTTACTCCCTGGGATTTTCTCAAAAGGGAGTCGACGCCACCCTGTGCATGGGAGCTTCCGTGTCTCTGTCCTCGGGGCTGTTTCTGGCTCACAAAGCGACGGGACAGAAGCGCCCCGTCGCGGCCACCATCGGAGACTCGACCTTCTTCCACATGGGGGTTCCCGGTCTGATCTCCGCCGTCTACAACCGACACGCCTTTGTTCTGTGCATTTTGGACAACAGAATCACCGCCATGACGGGGGGCCAGAGTCACCCCGGCCTTGGAGGGAAACTGCGCGAAAATGAAGCGGGAGTCGCGGTTCCCATGGAGGCTCTGATTCGGGGCTGCGGCGTGACCTTTGTGGAAACCGTGGACGCTTACGCTGTCTCGGCCGGAACAGACGCCGTGAAACGCGCGTGGGAACACGCGGAATCTCATCAGACTCCGGCCGTGGTCATCTTCAGGCATCCCTGCGAACTGCTGCGGGAACCCCAGGATATCGTACCGATGACCGTCCTGCGGGAAAAGTGTATCGGATGTCGTTACTGCATCGACTATTTCGGCTGCCCGGGGCTGTCCTTCGATGCGGGGACGAAAAAGACCTCGATTGACGTCAAGGCCTGTGTGGACTGCGGCGTCTGCGCATTCGTCTGTCCCCACGGGGCCATTGTTAAACGGGAGGAGGCGCGGTCATGA
- a CDS encoding Arc family DNA-binding protein, which produces MPVLTVRNVPDEVHRALRMRAAVNGRSMEAEAREILKNSLKSEQRVKMGDALAELGSRLGLSREDCMIPEQARSKMPAEPMTFE; this is translated from the coding sequence ATGCCGGTTTTAACGGTCAGGAATGTGCCTGATGAAGTTCACCGGGCCTTGCGCATGAGAGCTGCCGTCAATGGCCGGAGTATGGAGGCCGAGGCGCGGGAAATTTTGAAAAACAGCCTGAAGTCGGAACAGCGCGTAAAAATGGGAGACGCCCTTGCGGAACTCGGCAGCCGGTTGGGACTTTCAAGAGAGGATTGCATGATTCCTGAACAAGCCCGAAGCAAAATGCCCGCCGAGCCGATGACGTTTGAATGA
- a CDS encoding 2-oxoacid:acceptor oxidoreductase family protein, giving the protein MNRGMQYIIAGVGGQGILFTSRVLGKIAIDKGLPVIGSEVHGMAQRGGSVISHFRVGSFFGPLILSGHADVVMAFDQNEGIRNLSFLRKGGTFIVNVQDFSALENPHLKKYLADNEIRTCAFPGFDILREHMGGKLLFLNVLILGAASGAEVEGFEENNVIAALKELAPPKHLEANLKVFELGRQAALNS; this is encoded by the coding sequence ATGAATCGGGGAATGCAGTACATCATCGCGGGGGTGGGAGGACAGGGCATCCTCTTCACGAGCAGAGTGCTGGGGAAAATTGCCATCGACAAAGGACTTCCCGTGATTGGCAGCGAAGTGCACGGCATGGCCCAGCGGGGGGGATCGGTGATCAGTCATTTCAGGGTGGGCAGCTTCTTCGGGCCCCTGATTCTGTCGGGACACGCGGATGTGGTCATGGCCTTCGACCAGAACGAGGGAATCCGGAACCTGTCCTTTCTGAGGAAGGGAGGAACCTTCATCGTCAACGTCCAGGACTTTTCGGCCCTTGAAAACCCTCATCTGAAAAAATATCTTGCGGACAACGAGATTCGGACCTGCGCCTTTCCCGGCTTCGACATCCTGAGAGAGCACATGGGGGGAAAACTCCTGTTTTTGAACGTTCTGATTTTGGGCGCGGCCAGCGGGGCGGAAGTCGAGGGCTTTGAGGAAAACAACGTCATTGCCGCCCTGAAGGAACTGGCGCCGCCGAAGCATCTGGAGGCAAATCTGAAAGTTTTCGAACTCGGACGCCAGGCCGCCCTTAACTCCTGA
- a CDS encoding glycosyltransferase family 9 protein: MGVARPQPGDRVLWIRFSAFGDVLRAAAAAHRFTLKFPGVRITFLTRPEYGPLLQNQPYIDNLLFWNVKKHPLDFPKVLSQIRKLNCRYLVSLHRGSAAAFISLFSGIPLRLGYNSGLQFAYTTTHWEYLDALGVDFTSRDEPSIFAAPADLQRARSLLAPLLPRRLFAVIGASKPQKFWPIPHWIAFLKPLIDEGWGIVLNGHGPDEARTAEKIEEGLEKSSQVLNLVGQTPFPLMAAIARECTVAVGNDTGPLHLASLTGTPTLGFFGVTDAWEMNFRMPWFREVRVTCPKAGCRDYRCPLDCLADIAPDRALAEFHRMTEDLHRP, from the coding sequence ATGGGCGTAGCGCGCCCTCAGCCGGGAGATCGGGTCCTCTGGATCCGCTTCAGCGCCTTTGGCGACGTCCTGCGAGCGGCGGCGGCGGCTCATCGTTTTACCCTCAAGTTCCCCGGGGTCCGGATCACTTTTCTGACCCGCCCGGAGTACGGGCCGCTTCTTCAAAATCAACCCTACATCGACAATCTGCTCTTCTGGAACGTGAAAAAACACCCTCTCGATTTTCCGAAAGTTCTCAGCCAAATCCGGAAGCTGAACTGCAGGTATCTCGTCAGTCTGCACCGGGGAAGCGCCGCGGCCTTCATTTCCCTCTTCAGCGGGATTCCTCTGCGGCTGGGCTACAACAGCGGGTTGCAGTTCGCCTACACGACCACCCACTGGGAATATCTGGACGCGCTGGGAGTGGACTTCACCTCCCGGGACGAACCCTCCATTTTTGCCGCGCCCGCGGATTTGCAGAGGGCTCGTTCTCTCCTGGCTCCCCTGCTTCCTCGCAGGCTGTTTGCCGTCATTGGCGCCAGCAAACCGCAAAAATTCTGGCCGATCCCGCACTGGATCGCGTTTTTGAAACCGCTGATCGACGAGGGCTGGGGAATTGTCCTGAACGGGCACGGTCCCGACGAAGCCCGGACGGCGGAAAAGATCGAGGAAGGTCTGGAGAAAAGCAGCCAGGTTCTGAATCTGGTGGGTCAGACGCCCTTTCCGCTGATGGCGGCCATCGCCAGAGAATGTACCGTCGCTGTGGGAAACGACACGGGGCCGCTGCACCTCGCCTCCCTGACGGGAACTCCCACTCTGGGCTTTTTTGGCGTTACGGACGCCTGGGAGATGAACTTCCGTATGCCCTGGTTTCGGGAAGTGCGGGTGACCTGTCCCAAAGCGGGCTGTCGGGATTACAGGTGCCCGCTGGACTGTCTGGCGGACATCGCTCCCGATCGGGCTCTGGCGGAGTTCCACCGGATGACGGAGGATCTGCACCGGCCCTGA